A window from Engraulis encrasicolus isolate BLACKSEA-1 chromosome 13, IST_EnEncr_1.0, whole genome shotgun sequence encodes these proteins:
- the LOC134461570 gene encoding uncharacterized protein LOC134461570: MGTEHSQPQSQSDEEVIAEFFGFFPENYMNVGIDESLLMFSGTNSTAQLVGYSSKLQEQLIDQLPAFVEKVGGVLQGFTPVPNAVGLGAFVISTILQIAFIAIKGSSGSSGPSPIDMLRQVFAEEKSSKVRDLMQEYLKRYKMYLYDDFHLLEETVRLEKDLSLQITELQNSMLVDKQMSSRAVKHWVNGAAFHAQMLIHIARLKQGTAGFESAKRASSNAVDDYPRHMTEILERYKKYKLSTLTVNFEASCVSYQSGYGPGFTNCLTFCQFEVTEMRYIRTVDHKYCRPSLSSDSYLKYFFSNDKKLTEIQMYFKNLQNNLDYLANQRGKFVFEKKNLN; encoded by the coding sequence ATGGGTACGGAACATTCTCAACCTCAATCTCAATCTGACGAGGAAGTAATTGCCGAGTTTTTCGGCTTCTTTCCCGAGAACTACATGAACGTGGGTATCGACGAGTCTCTGCTGATGTTCTCCGGGACGAACTCCACAGCTCAACTGGTGGGATACTCATCCAAGCTGCAGGAGCAGCTGATAGACCAACTGCCAGCTTTTGTGGAGAAGGTCGGTGGAGTCCTTCAAGGCTTCACCCCCGTGCCCAATGCAGTGGGCCTGGGAGCATTCGTCATCTCCACCATCCTGCAGATTGCCTTCATCGCCATAAAGGGTTCATCAGGCAGCAGTGGACCTAGTCCGATAGACATGCTGCGCCAAGTCTTTGCAGAGGAGAAATCCTCAAAGGTGCGGGACCTGATGCAGGAATACCTGAAGCGCTACAAGATGTACCTGTACGACGACTTCCATCTGCTGGAAGAAACAGTGCGACTGGAAAAAGACCTGAGTCTACAGATCACCGAGTTGCAAAACTCCATGCTGGTGGACAAGCAGATGAGCTCACGCGCTGTCAAACACTGGGTCAACGGTGCTGCCTTCCACGCACAAATGCTCATCCACATCGCCCGACTCAAGCAAGGGACAGCGGGATTTGAAAGTGCCAAAAGAGCATCGAGTAACGCGGTTGACGACTACCCGAGACACATGACAGAAATACTGGAGCGCTACAAGAAGTACAAGTTGTCTACATTGACTGTGAATTTTGAAGCCTCCTGTGTCAGCTACCAGTCTGGCTATGGCCCTGGCTTCACCAATTGTCTGACCTTTTGTCAATTCGAAGTGACAGAAATGCGTTATATAAGAACCGTCGATCATAAGTACTGCAGGCCTAGTTTGTCGTCAGATTCTTACctgaaatattttttctcaaatgacaagaaattgactgaaatacAGATGTACTTTAAGAATCTTCAAAATAACCTTGATTATCTGGCAAACCAAAGAGGAAAgtttgtttttgaaaaaaaaaatctgaattag
- the LOC134460709 gene encoding adhesion G-protein coupled receptor G1-like translates to MEEQVLGLWVGHQDVNHLSQPITITFRRPPNARTDDGRCVFWDESNENWSSEGCVMSNQTEEEFVCSCNHLSFFAVMLVGFFKRNRPPCDDDDDDDDDDDEEEEEEDVQHLNPETTYESVQPSQRTRIQTQTEGMPRYFVVVNASRNILYFR, encoded by the exons ATGGAAGAGCAGGTGCTGGGTCTGTGGGTGGGGCATCAGGATGTCAATCATCTCTCTCAACCAATCACCATCACCTTCAGGAGGCCACCCAATGCA AGAACTGATGATGGGCGGTGTGTGTTCTGGGATGAAAGCaacg agaactGGAGTTCTGAAGGATGTGTGATGTCAAATCAAACGGAGGAGGAGTTTGTGTGCAGCTGCAACCACCTGAGCTTCTTTGCTGTGATGCtg GTGGGATTCTTCAAACGCAACCGGCCtccatgtgatgatgatgatgatgatgatgatgatgatgatgaggaggaggaggaggaggatgttcaGCATCTCAACCCTGAGACCACGTATGAGAGTGTACAGCCATCCCAGCGCACCCGAATCCAAACACAGACTGAAGGCATGCCAAGATATTTTGTTGTTGTAAATGCTTCAAGAAATATTCTGTATTTTCGTTAA